The genomic DNA CGGACTTCGATGACGTGGACATGGACCGCGTCGTCGGCCTGGACGGACAGGAGGCCCCGCCGCCGCCTCCCCCGCCCGTCCAGGGCATCACCGCCTTCACCCGCGAGCAGCGGGACAAGGCGCTGGGCACCGCCGGAGCGCTCTTCCAGTCCAACCCCGAGCAGCCCGCCGAGGGCGAACTTCCCCCCTTCCGCCCCCAGGATCCTCCAGGCTCCCTCTTCTTCCGCGCCCTCAAGCGCCTGGGCGCCCCGCCCCTGTGGGTGCTGGACGTGCCCGGTCTGCGCCCGCTCATCCCCACGCGCCTGCCCCCGGGCAGCGCGCTGGAGACGCTCTACCGGGAGGCCGTCAAGACGCGCATGGAGAACAAGAAGCCCCTGGCGGACACCGGCGCCGTGGAGCGCGCCCAGCGCTCGCTGCGCATGGGCTCCAAGGACGCCAACATCGCCGCCATGTACCTGCGCGAGGTGGGCGTGGTGCCCTCCTTCCGATTCTCCGCGGCCAAGGCGCTCAAGGAGTCGCTGCGCGAGGAGCTGGCGGTGGATGACCTCACCGGCACGGTGGACCCGCGCACCACGGGCGCCATCCTGGAGCTGCGCCTGCCCCAGGAGGTGGTGGAGCACACCCACGAGGTGCGCCGCCGCCTCGCCGCCGCCCAGCTCTACACCGCGCTGCTCGAGGCCGGCTTCACCCCGGAGAACAACTGGGACGAGGCCCTGGAGTCGGCCGAGGCCGCCGTGGAGCTGGCGCAGTCGGCCACCGGTGACGACCGCGAGGCCCTGCTCGAGGGCTTCCAGGTGTTCTCCGCCCTGCCCGAGGAGGCCCGGCTGCGGCGCCTCGCGTACCTGGCCGAGGCCCTGGGCCACCTGGAGCTCCTGGGACGTCTGCCCGAGGGCATGGAGCCCGCCTGGCTCACCGGCCCCGAGACCCGCGAGTGTCACGACCGGGAGATGACCTTCGTGCAGTCCCTGCGCGCCAACGACATCCCCGGGAAGGTGGCGGCGCTCGCCAAGACGGAGCTGGGCGTGCCCGAGGGCGAGGTGCCCGAGGAGAGCGACGAGGATCTGTTCGTCCACCTGCGCTGCGACGTGTGCGGCAAGGAGAAGCTCATCGTCCAGTCGCCCGGCGAGGGGTGACGCGGGACGGGGCGTATTAAAGGAGCGCGAGCTGCTTGGGCTGACCGAGCGCTCGCGCGTCCAGGCCCTCGGCGCGCATCACCTGGGCCAGCTCCTCGGCGAAGCCGTGGTGGGTGATGACGTCGCGGGCGCCCGTGGCCTTCGCGTAGCGCACGAGCGACGCGCAATCGGCGTGGTCGGACACCGGAAAGGCCACGTCCGCGCCGTAACGCCGCGCGGCGCCCGGCCCGTCCAGGGCCCAGCCGGTGAGGACCGCGGTGGCCCGGGGCCAGAAGGACGAGAGCGCCCCCCCCCGCGCCGCATGGGGCGGAAAGAAGAGCACCTCGCCCGGATCCACGCGGCCATCGAAGCAGCGCATCCGCTCGATGGGGACGCCCAGCTCTCCATAGAGCAGGGCCACCTCGTGGATGGAGGCATGGGCCACGAGCGAGAAGCCCCGGCTCGACAGGTACTTCATCGCCTCCTGGCTCTTGCCCAGCGAGTAGCCCAGGAGCACCGGCACCGCGCCGCGCTCCAGGTGGCGTCGCACCCACGTCTCCACCTGTCCGAACACCTCCTCGCGAGGAGGGAAGGCATAGCGCGGGTGCCCGA from Melittangium boletus DSM 14713 includes the following:
- a CDS encoding pentapeptide repeat-containing protein translates to MPKAPTIEQLLQNGSADWNRLRKAGKVPTEHTGATFSQLFSANADLSGLGLVGSEWERCDLSKMNFRDTDLSNAYFHGGRLQDCDFRGANLEGATFEKLKLLRCDFTGAQGIDEADFDDVDMDRVVGLDGQEAPPPPPPPVQGITAFTREQRDKALGTAGALFQSNPEQPAEGELPPFRPQDPPGSLFFRALKRLGAPPLWVLDVPGLRPLIPTRLPPGSALETLYREAVKTRMENKKPLADTGAVERAQRSLRMGSKDANIAAMYLREVGVVPSFRFSAAKALKESLREELAVDDLTGTVDPRTTGAILELRLPQEVVEHTHEVRRRLAAAQLYTALLEAGFTPENNWDEALESAEAAVELAQSATGDDREALLEGFQVFSALPEEARLRRLAYLAEALGHLELLGRLPEGMEPAWLTGPETRECHDREMTFVQSLRANDIPGKVAALAKTELGVPEGEVPEESDEDLFVHLRCDVCGKEKLIVQSPGEG
- a CDS encoding MBL fold metallo-hydrolase yields the protein MSVELRRNGLQLVGTPLFLDATRKTPLSFVSHAHADHIGRHERTIATAATLRFMTHRLGKVHAPLPAPYGRPFDLGPLSLELLPAGHILGSAQLRVIREDGKRIVYTGDLNLVPSLTAEPAQVAECDLLVIESTFGHPRYAFPPREEVFGQVETWVRRHLERGAVPVLLGYSLGKSQEAMKYLSSRGFSLVAHASIHEVALLYGELGVPIERMRCFDGRVDPGEVLFFPPHAARGGALSSFWPRATAVLTGWALDGPGAARRYGADVAFPVSDHADCASLVRYAKATGARDVITHHGFAEELAQVMRAEGLDARALGQPKQLALL